The following DNA comes from Hordeum vulgare subsp. vulgare chromosome 3H, MorexV3_pseudomolecules_assembly, whole genome shotgun sequence.
AGAAGTGGAATTTTGAGTTGGTGGAACAAGCGAAAGTAAAGGAAAAGAACATGATTTTGATGGGGCAAGAAATTCAACAACGGCGGGCCAAATTAGCTAATTTTAATGGCTATGGGGCACAAGTATGTTATTGCGATCAACTATAGTGTTGTAAATTCAGCGATTATTTCtatatttattttcctttctttcttgtcATATCTTGTCATTTATTTTCTGGATTTGACGTTGCACATGCACACTATggtggggtttgagcaatcctgaTTTAGGAATCTGGTATGTCTCAGCACTTCACATGAGTTTCTGTAAAAAACACCAATTCTTTGGTTTGTAACGCCAATGGACATGCTCACTGCTCTTAGCCAAATAAAATATTGATGCGCTAATATTGGTAGGTCAAGTCGGCTAATCCTTTCACGTTTGCCAACTCATGTGATACTAATTAGTGTCTTGATATTTAATGGTTGAACAACCTTTCATTTGTAATATCGATAGTATGAGACCAAATTTATAGTTTTATTTAAGTACCATTCTTTGTTCTGTTTGATAAATGGAGATTGCTGTTGTCCTATGTTTTGTTTTATGGTGTTTCAGTTCAGGAAGAGGCATGGTAATCTATCAAAGAACAGTGGTGCAATATTAATTAACGACTCAAAGGTATGCAACTGAATTTATTGATAGATTTAgatgtgttgttgtttttttggagGATCATGtatattttttctcccgttgcaacgcacggacatttTTGCTAGTGATATCCAACTAGAATATCATGTTTGTCTTGTCTGCTTTACATTTCCTTTTAAATCCAAGTGCATGGCTTTCCTTTCATACTTTTCAGGATATATGGATTCCATGCCGCCTCTCCAAAAGCACGGTCCGACTCCGCGTTTGCTCCTAGAGAACGCGAAGGTTGAAACAAGATCTCTAAAGCCAAAGGCGCAGATGTGGCTGCAGGATCACGATGCCTAGGAGATGTACGATCAAGTCGTAGAAGTAGCAACCATGGCCGTTCCGTCCCAAAAGCAAAAGTTGGGACACGACACATACAACTCTAGGACATTGTGCGCACTGTTGGTGACGGCTCAAGTGGATGCCCATTTGTTTCAAGGTGTTAAAGTAGagcatgttgatgttgttgctgcctTCCATGAGCACCTTGCGAAGTCAAAACCCACAGACTTGCAGGTCCACCACCGGGGCATGCCTGCCCGGACTCAAAATACGAGTCAGATGGTAAAAAACGGTCAAAACCAACCAACACTTCTGACCAGTTTAAGTACTTGGGAACCGCAAGAATGATGGATTCATTGCGCGGTTTCCGAGCTTCTAATTCCTTTTGGGGACGATTCTttggaagatgatgaggacacCCTTCTGCTGAAATATACACTGTTTTTTTCCAACGGATGCGCTCCACGGCCGTCGTGGATCCCGAGGATACATTGCTTTCTCATTATCACCCATAGCAACCTTTTTTTGCTGGATGCGCTCCAAGATGTTGATCCCTAGTGGAGTGACATGCCGACCTTTCTTCGCTGTCGTGGAACTATACTTGGGCATATACATGAGCATATGGGTCGGGCCTGGCCGGAAAAGGCCTGATGCTAAAAACCCAGGCCCAAGCTCGGCCCAGCCCGACCGTCAAGCATAACATATTGGGGCCAAACCCGGGCCGAGCCCGAAAAAGCCCAGCAAGGCACGAACGGCCCGACCCAACTACGGCTTAAATTGAGTTACCCACGAGCCCGAACCCGGCCCGACCATCAAGCTTAATTTCCAGGCCCGAGCCCGGCCGGATGTCACAATTAGGCCTGGCGCGGGCCTGGTCGGGTCGGGCCATTGGAGTCGGGCTGTCCATGGCCAGATATACGTGGAACTTGCACTGGTAGTCCAAGATCTATAAGACAGCCTTTATGCGATCTTGCTGCCGGCCACAATCACATCTTGGTGCCGGCCACAATCACCTCGCTGGTTGTGGCACTTGGCGACCCCGATCAAGTCTGTGTCACTAACTCCGGAATCAGAATTGCCTTTAGGACACAAGGACTTGACTTTTGATTGAAGACAATGTTAACACATGTCTTTATGATACGCTAATGGTCCAACCTGGTGAATGTCATGGGGTTGATTCAACAAGATGGGCTCCATGGCCTCGGCACAGCAGAGTAGGCTTCCTGAAATGAGCTTGAGTCGCCAAGCCTACTAGGTTGAATCCGTGGCCTAGGCCTACCCCCGGGGATCCCGCCATCAGTTGGCTTTCAGCTTTTTATAACAGACATTGGCTATAAAAGTTGAACCAAATGGAGCCTGAGAATAGTAAACTACATGTGCATTCTTGATGAAAAAATAAATAGAAGTGGAAATATTAAACAACATAGTAATATAGTCATGGAAGAATAACTACACCAATTATTGGTTGATATGGGTGCGACCTGGATGTTATGTTGCTTGGTATAGACTTCTAGTGCTATCATCAAGCTCTTGCGATCATGCTCTTTTTTTTGCCTAACAAGTTCCTTACATGCCTTAGCAAAAGCGGCGTCAAAATCGTAGGCAGTAAATTCTAATTCCCTAGGAGTGGGATCATCCCAAGTCTCCAACCTTGAGTCATACCTACATGAGAAGAAAAATAAACGACTAATCGTGAGTTGAATTGTCATAGTTCCGAAAAAATGGTGCAAATGAAAAGGAAATTATCTCGGGAAATTCAAAATAGAGGAGATGATGATTAGATTTTCTGATGTAAAGAAGCAGTAGCTTTAAGAAAAGTTAAGAGACATGATCACGTGAGTGTATATAATGTGTTCACCATCCAATTTGAAGATTCATGCAATGGATATTGTAGTTATTAGAAGATATTTCAATATTTAACGCTATTGTTGCAGGCCAAGGAATTAAAAATTATCCAAATTGAAGGAGACGGGGCAGCcaaaaaatgttaaacgtgtaaaTGTGAGTGCACAAGTTATTCAAGCATCCAAGCACAGAGGAATTAAACTTTCTTGGTTATGTCAATCTAGCATATAATAATACTCAATTTACATTTAACAGGCCTGAAACGGTTTCATTTGTGCCATTCCTCGTAAAAAAACTCAAACTCAATTAAAACCTTGTGGACATGGATGGTTTAATTTGCCAGCTCCATTGATTGGTGAGTTGGACCTCAGACGGGGCAGTTCTAGAACCAACTAACTCATGTGCAAATCAAGAGATCACAGGATATGCCGAGCCAAGCTGAAAGTTTTTTAATTCCAATAGATCAAATGAGTTAGTTGGGCCGGCATAGCCTGTGATCCAACGAGGATCACAGGAATTAAAAAGCTGCCCCGTCTGATCAGACCGGGATAATTAAAAAGCTGCCCCGTCTGATCAGATGTGCTACTAGAACTATAGGAATTATAGGCTTGCCAGAACCTGAAAGTTTTAAATtcctaatactccctccattcactTTTGTAAGATGTTTTAGACAGTTAAGGCAAaagtgaacagagggagtagatcaGATATTCAGATGTACTCCGATCAAAGGAAGAGAGTAACTCCTTTCCTTTTTTTACCTAAAAAGAAGTAACTCGTCAAGTAATATTAGTTAAAATTATCGAAAGCCTGGTCTTGTGTTTTAAAATTCGATTCGATTCAATTGGGTGCGCGACTAAGTTTACTACATCCAAGGAAAGAATGGGAAAAATTCAATATAAGATAAGATGCTGGATATATACGTCCAAGTCGAAACGGACACCATCCCAACGTTTGACGAGATAAGACGGTACATCGGTGTCAGCTCGTTGGGGGCAGGGCAGACGGCTGTTAGGGAAGAGGTTGGAGAGGCCGTCCTGCCTGGCTCCGGCGGCTTCTTCCTCCATTGCAAGGTCCAGAAGCTGGAGATGAGGCGTTCGTGCGGCGCGACTACGGACGACTCGAGGACAGGGGgcgaaggtgtgggggagggacaacCGCCGGCGGGACGGTGGCGAGCTGGCGGCTAGGGTTCGGCGCCAGGGAAGTTCAGTTACTCCCTGTCCGAAGGGGATTGAATCCGGACAATTTGATTTGCATGGGATTCAATCCCCTtcaggccttgttcggttccaTAAATTTTCAAGGGGTTTGAAGGGGATTGGAAGGGATTAAATCCCCAGCAAGTCAAAATCCACCTCAAACCCCTCCAATCCCCTTCAATCCCCTTGTGgtggggattaaccgaacaagccctcgGTTAATCCCACCGAGGAAGGGATTGAGGCTCTGTTTTTTTTAAAGTACTAGGACTttctttagtcccaactaaaaagtctctagtccctatcCGTTTCTTTTCAAGGGCTAAACATGGACTGGAGGtcgttaaatgacatgcaaaaaaacCATGTTATCCCTAGTaatatactagaagttattaaatgacatgctaaaagtaggggcactgttggaaaaaatgccaaaaaagtctcaaaaagtccctcccatagggacttctttctTGACTCCCAAATACCtcattttagtccctaaaagtccccccccccccccgtttctttcacatgggactaaaagggactttttttagtccctacaccaaaaagtctctGGAAAGAAACACCCACTGaagaggattggaggggattgaggtggaatttgacttgtaggggatttaatcTCTTCCAATCCCCTCCAAACCCCTTCAATTTTGAAGGAACCGAACAAGGGCTCAATCTCTCCCAAACCCTCTACAAATCCCCGTCAACCTGCCGACGGGCAATAGGTGGATATATATATGGAAGCGAAATTGTGGCTCTAGGGTGCGGGCACACCAACATGCGCACAAAAAAATAGTAATTCCATAAAAAGTCGGGAAAATCCGAATTTATTTTAGGATCAACTAAAAAAATGTCCATACATTTTGATGAAAGAATATGTGAGTCGCTTTGAATCATGGCTAGCCGAGTCGAAAAGCAATATGTTAAAATATAGGTCGCTCATGACACAAAGGAATAAGAGTATGAGCCACAACCATACCTGACCATATCTCGGGCCTCAGGTCGGGTTTAAAAAAGTAGTGGTATAAAATTCAAGCCCGAGCCCGGCACGGCCCGACCGTCGGACCTAATTtttgggcccaggcccggtccgagCCCGAAGAAGCCTGGCCTGGCCCGACATAGGCGTAAAATCAGGTTTTCACGAGCACGGGCACAGGCCCGGACCGATCATCGAGTTTGATTAtcaggcccgagcccggcccgtGGGGCAAGGTCGGGTCGAGCTTTTTTTGGGCCGGGTCGGTCCGGGCCGGGCTGCCCATGGCTAGATATAGCTACAACTCTTCTTCGGGACATGAGGTATTATCCCGAGTCAATTCACCCGGTTGAttaaaatttaaaaattaaaGAAAAATTAACATTATCAACAAATCTTGTGTAACAACTCAGATTGCAGGCGGGGCGGGATGCGGCAGTCATATTATTCTGCTCCTCGTAAGGGCATATTCAGCCGTTTGGCCCCCGAGGAGACATTTTTCGCCACTTGAGGGGTTGTCCGCAAAAATTTGGTCCGAATGGGTAAAATTTTCCACTCATTGCGTTCCCAGGAGCCCCAGATGTTCCCCGACTACCTCGGTTTGCCTTGGGTTGTTGACGCATTTTTTGGTCCTCTGGAGAGGCCTGTTGGGGACACGGCTGGAGATGCTTTAAGGCTCGAGCTTCCACCTAAAGGGTCATGTTTAATTAGCCTCACTCACACGAGGTGAGTTCTCATCGTCTATTTTCTGCTTTTTGAGATAGCTGATAATTTGCTATGTATATAAACAGGTAGGAATTGATTTAAGGTAGTAAGGTGGGACTAATTCAAAGAAGATATCATCACAATCTAACAACCAGATGCtagtgttgaaaatatgccctagaggcaataataaaatggttattatcatattttcttgttcactataatcgtctattgttcatgctataattgtattaacaggaaacagtaatacatgtgtgaataaatagatcacaatgtgtccctagcaagcctctagttggctagctcgttgatcaatagatgatcatggtttcatgatcatggacattggatgtcattgataacgggatcacatcattaggagaatgatgtgatgaacaagacccaatcctaagcatagcactagatcgtgttgttcgtatggtaaagcttttctaatgtcaagtgtcttttccttcgaccatgagattgtgcaattcccggatgccataggagtgctttgggtgtatcaaacgtcacaacgtaactgagtgactgtgcactacaagtatctccaaaagTAATTGttaggttggcacgaatcgagatcgggatttgtcactccgtatgacggagaggtatctctgggcacactcgatagaacatcatcataatgagctcggtgtgactaaggagttactcacgggatgacgtgctacggaacgagtaaagatacttaccggtaacgagattgaacaaggtataaggataccgacgatcgaatctcgggcaagttctataccgataaacaaagggaattgtatacgagattgattgaatccttgacatcgtggttcatctgatgagatcatcgtggaacatgtgggagccaccatgggtatccagatccagcTGGTGGTTATtagtcggagaggtgtctcggtcatgtctgcatgcctcccgaacccgtagggtctacacacttaaggttcgatgatgctaggtttatagggaattgttatacgaggttaccgaaggttgttcggagtcctggatgagatctcggacgtcacgaggagctccggaatggtccagaggtaaagatttatatataggatggatgggtttggacgtcggaaatgtttcgAGCACCACCGGCAACATgcagggaccaccggaagggtttcggaggccca
Coding sequences within:
- the LOC123444173 gene encoding uncharacterized protein LOC123444173 isoform X1, coding for MTGTYICKVHTSTHSLFCRTRLSSIPSMQKWNFELVEQAKVKEKNMILMGQEIQQRRAKLANFNGYGAQFRKRHGNLSKNSGAILINDSKDIWIPCRLSKSTVRLRVCS
- the LOC123444173 gene encoding uncharacterized protein LOC123444173 isoform X3; this translates as MTGTYICKSMQKWNFELVEQAKVKEKNMILMGQEIQQRRAKLANFNGYGAQFRKRHGNLSKNSGAILINDSKDIWIPCRLSKSTVRLRVCS
- the LOC123444173 gene encoding uncharacterized protein LOC123444173 isoform X4, whose translation is MTGTYICKKWNFELVEQAKVKEKNMILMGQEIQQRRAKLANFNGYGAQFRKRHGNLSKNSGAILINDSKDIWIPCRLSKSTVRLRVCS
- the LOC123444173 gene encoding uncharacterized protein LOC123444173 isoform X2, coding for MTGTYICKVHTSTHSLFCRTRLSSIPKWNFELVEQAKVKEKNMILMGQEIQQRRAKLANFNGYGAQFRKRHGNLSKNSGAILINDSKDIWIPCRLSKSTVRLRVCS